DNA from Patescibacteria group bacterium:
CGGCGAAATTAATTGCCACAAAATCGTATCCCTTGTTTCTGATCGCGTCAATCGCCGTATTCGTTATTTTATAGGTGCTCATTTCCGGAACAGAATCGTAGCGCGGCACGAACGGTGAAGGGATGCGGATACGGTCTTCGCCCGCAACCGGCGCGGCATAACCGCCGTTCAAAAAATAGGTAATGTGAGCAAATTTTTCGCTTTCCGCAATATGAAGCTGGCGGTAGCCGTGCGATCCAATCACCTCCACGAGGCCGTTCTTAATATCTCGGCTCGGAAAAGCCGTAAAAACACCCGGCAGATCCGGCCCGAGATCAGTCAATGTGACAAATGCCGTATTTTTCGGCACGCAGGCGCGTTTAAACGCACCCGAATTTTCTTTTTCAAAATCCGGTTGGACAAACGGCTTGGTGAGCTGGCGCGCGCGGTCAGACCGGAGATTGAAAAAAATAACCGCGTCATTATTAAAAATACGGGGCGTAAGCGAACCGTCGCCGTTTCGCATGAGGGTCGGTAGAATGAACTCATCGCTCATGCCGCGATTATACGCCTGAATAACTGCCGACCGCGCGTCCTCGGCAATAACTCCCTTCCCGCAGGCAACCGCGTTATACGCAAGTTCGGTTCTCCCCCAAATCTTATTGCGGTCCATGGCATAAAATCTGCCGCAGATGCTCGCGATGCGCTCGGAGCCGTTCATGTGCCGCTCCAGCCGGTCCAAGAGTTTCAGCGCTTCAAAACGCGGCGAATCTCGGCCGTCGGTAAAAAGATGCAAAAATACCCGGCTAATTTTCTGGCGCCGCGCAAACTCCAAAAGCGCGTACAGATGTTCCGGACTGGCATGGCCGCTCGCGCCGTTTGAAAGCATGCCCATGAGATGAAGCCGTTTCTCATATTTTTTGATATGCTTCACCGCCTCAAGAAATGCCGTATTCTTAAAAAATGTGCCGTCTTTTATGCTTTCCGAAATATAAACCATATCCTGTTTCACGACGCGGCCGGCGCCGATATTAAGATGTCCGGCTTCGGAATTCCCCTCCTGGCCGCGCGGCAGGCCGACAGAGCTGCCGGAGCACTTGAGTGAGGTATTGGGATATTTTTTATAAAGCGCGTCAAAAACCGGCGTCCGCGCCGCGGCGATGGCATTGCCGTGGTTCGCCGGACCCAGGCCCCAGCCGTCAAGAATGATAAATACCACCGGCTTGCGACGAGCGTTAAATTTGCCTTCTTTTTCCTGCATAATTATTATTGCATTATACTTTTTTTTGGCTAAAAAAACAAGAAAAATCATTGACAATTTTGAAATTTTATGCTACACTGAGCATAAGATTCACTTCATAAAACACACTAAATACTATGCGAACAGAAAGAGAAACCATGTCCCTCGAAGAACGGGCCGAGGCCGAAAAATTTGAGGCCCTGGAGCATAACGAAAAACTCAAGGAAAGAATTGGCCGGATGTCGCCCGAAGAAATTGCCGAGCGGGCCAAAGAAATTGAATCGCGGTTCCATGAAATCGACGCTCTGGCTTCGGACCGGGAGAAAATGGAAAAAACCCTGGGCGCCAACGCCTATAAAAAACTAGAAAATGAATATCTGTGGCTAGAGCGCGAAAGGGCTCTTCTTTTTATTGAAAAACCCATCGCCACCGCCGAGCAAAAAATTGATGAAATAGAAAAAGCCGAGGCACCGATCGAACTGGCCGAACCGGAAATTATAACCGCAGAACCCGAGGAGCAAGCGCCCCGGCTTATTAAATTTAATGAAATCAAAAAAACAACCCCGACGCAAAAAATAGTTAAAGAACTGA
Protein-coding regions in this window:
- the gpmI gene encoding 2,3-bisphosphoglycerate-independent phosphoglycerate mutase, which encodes MQEKEGKFNARRKPVVFIILDGWGLGPANHGNAIAAARTPVFDALYKKYPNTSLKCSGSSVGLPRGQEGNSEAGHLNIGAGRVVKQDMVYISESIKDGTFFKNTAFLEAVKHIKKYEKRLHLMGMLSNGASGHASPEHLYALLEFARRQKISRVFLHLFTDGRDSPRFEALKLLDRLERHMNGSERIASICGRFYAMDRNKIWGRTELAYNAVACGKGVIAEDARSAVIQAYNRGMSDEFILPTLMRNGDGSLTPRIFNNDAVIFFNLRSDRARQLTKPFVQPDFEKENSGAFKRACVPKNTAFVTLTDLGPDLPGVFTAFPSRDIKNGLVEVIGSHGYRQLHIAESEKFAHITYFLNGGYAAPVAGEDRIRIPSPFVPRYDSVPEMSTYKITNTAIDAIRNKGYDFVAINFAAPDMIAHTGNFQAGIKTAEVIDECVGKIVRTVFEKGGLVIITSDHGNLDEMIDAKTGAIETKHSMNNVPFILADNKEFKNVRLKNGGALENIAPTILKIINLPIPKEMAAKPLF